A window of Burkholderia ubonensis contains these coding sequences:
- a CDS encoding DUF1365 domain-containing protein, translating to MNAPFARDGHAARLLVGHVMHERLRPVRHAFTYPIFQVCCDVERLDEIDGRWFGVDRWRPLALASRDYGPRDGRPLGPWMRDLLARAGIPADGPIWLQTIPRIFGYAFNPVSFWYCYDRAGRLRALYADVRNTFGAYHGYLLTALHHAPIDAGTALVCRKTFHVSPFCEVVGSYAFRVRQRGDRLSVAIDYRDDDGLLLRTALGMRAEPLTAARAWRALARQPLNAVNVVIRIHWHALRLWLARVPFYGKTPPGHSAGADSSLSRSPDASSRGRPATSDHEARP from the coding sequence ATGAACGCGCCGTTCGCCCGCGACGGCCATGCCGCGCGGCTTCTGGTCGGCCACGTGATGCACGAACGGTTACGGCCGGTGCGCCATGCGTTCACGTATCCGATCTTCCAGGTCTGCTGCGACGTCGAACGGCTCGACGAGATCGACGGCCGCTGGTTCGGCGTCGACCGCTGGCGCCCGCTCGCGCTCGCATCGCGCGACTACGGCCCGCGCGACGGGCGGCCGCTCGGGCCATGGATGCGCGATCTGCTCGCGCGGGCCGGCATTCCGGCCGACGGCCCGATCTGGCTGCAGACGATCCCGCGCATCTTCGGATACGCGTTCAACCCGGTCAGCTTCTGGTACTGCTACGACCGCGCGGGCCGGCTGCGCGCGCTCTACGCGGACGTGCGCAACACCTTCGGCGCGTACCACGGCTATCTGCTGACGGCGCTGCATCACGCGCCGATCGACGCCGGCACCGCCCTCGTCTGCCGAAAGACGTTTCACGTCTCGCCGTTTTGCGAGGTGGTCGGCAGTTATGCGTTTCGCGTGCGGCAGCGTGGCGACCGCCTGAGCGTCGCGATCGACTATCGCGACGACGACGGCCTGCTGCTGCGCACGGCGCTCGGCATGCGCGCCGAACCGCTGACCGCCGCACGCGCGTGGCGCGCGCTGGCTCGCCAGCCGCTGAACGCGGTGAACGTCGTCATCCGCATCCATTGGCATGCGCTGCGGCTGTGGCTCGCGCGCGTGCCGTTCTACGGCAAGACGCCGCCGGGCCATTCGGCCGGCGCCGATTCGTCCCTGTCCCGCTCGCCGGAC
- a CDS encoding NAD(P)/FAD-dependent oxidoreductase: protein MHPQYIGSLPRGRRIAVVGAGIAGLASAYLLARRHRVTLFESADYLGGHTHTVDVELDGARHPVDTGFLVFNDRTYPNLIALFDELGVAAHATDMSFSVSVDGGRLEWAGSNLNTVFAQRRNLFSPTFLGMLRDILRFNAAARDHLEAAHRQRLSVGELLTAGRYGAPFQHHYLLPMAAAIWSSAANDILRFPAAMFLRFCLNHALLQVNNRPPWRTVAGGARQYVERIAATLDDVRVGTPVRAIRRDDGYVMVATDAAGHERFDAVVLACHAPTSLRLLADPSNAERDVLGAVRYQHNVAVLHTDTALLPRRKRVWSAWNYLSGRSAPGGGDAAPVCVSYLLNQLQPLPFRSPVVVTLNPVDEPAPGTQLGRYDYEHPLLDLAAVDAQQRLPALQGRRNTWFAGAWTGYGFHEDGLKSALRVAADFGIAPVWARP, encoded by the coding sequence ATGCACCCGCAATACATCGGCTCGCTGCCGCGCGGACGACGAATCGCCGTCGTCGGCGCCGGCATCGCGGGCCTCGCAAGCGCCTATCTGCTGGCCCGCCGTCACCGCGTGACGCTGTTCGAATCCGCCGACTATCTGGGCGGCCACACGCACACGGTCGACGTCGAACTGGACGGAGCGCGCCACCCCGTCGACACGGGGTTCCTCGTATTCAACGACCGCACCTATCCGAACCTGATCGCGCTGTTCGACGAACTCGGCGTGGCGGCACATGCGACCGACATGTCGTTCTCGGTGTCGGTCGACGGCGGCCGGCTCGAATGGGCCGGCAGCAATCTCAACACGGTATTCGCGCAACGCCGCAACCTGTTTTCGCCGACGTTTCTCGGCATGCTGCGCGACATCCTGCGCTTCAACGCGGCCGCGCGCGATCATCTCGAAGCGGCGCACCGCCAGCGTCTGTCGGTCGGCGAACTGCTCACCGCCGGCCGCTACGGCGCGCCGTTCCAGCATCACTATCTGCTGCCGATGGCGGCCGCGATCTGGTCGAGCGCGGCCAACGACATCCTGCGTTTTCCGGCGGCGATGTTCCTGCGCTTCTGCCTGAATCACGCGCTGCTGCAGGTCAACAACCGCCCGCCGTGGCGCACGGTCGCCGGCGGCGCGCGGCAGTACGTCGAGCGCATCGCCGCGACGCTCGACGACGTGCGCGTCGGCACGCCGGTGCGCGCGATCCGGCGCGACGACGGCTACGTCATGGTCGCCACCGACGCGGCCGGTCACGAGCGCTTCGATGCGGTCGTGCTCGCCTGCCACGCGCCGACGAGCCTGCGGCTGCTCGCCGACCCGAGCAACGCCGAGCGCGACGTGCTGGGCGCCGTGCGCTATCAGCACAACGTCGCGGTGCTGCATACCGATACGGCGCTGCTGCCGCGCCGCAAGCGCGTGTGGTCGGCCTGGAACTACCTGAGCGGCCGCTCCGCGCCGGGCGGCGGCGACGCAGCGCCAGTGTGCGTCAGCTATCTGCTGAACCAGTTGCAGCCGCTGCCGTTCCGTTCGCCGGTGGTCGTCACGCTGAATCCGGTCGACGAGCCCGCGCCAGGCACGCAGTTGGGGCGCTACGACTACGAGCATCCGCTGCTCGATCTCGCGGCCGTCGACGCGCAGCAACGTCTGCCCGCGCTGCAGGGACGGCGCAACACGTGGTTCGCGGGCGCGTGGACGGGCTACGGATTTCATGAGGACGGGCTGAAATCGGCGTTGCGCGTCGCCGCCGACTTCGGCATCGCGCCGGTCTGGGCGCGCCCATGA
- a CDS encoding lipocalin family protein: protein MSHGAVRRVAVAMAMAMTLALGAAGCSDAPPNPNPRAGVPLSTVPVDLPRYMGRWYVIANIPYFAERDFVGSRAEWRLREDGRIDDAFVGRKGGFDRPETRYRFVDSVKPGSGGGEWRLRLFWPVYVTQLTLYVDADYRYTILGYPGKTLGWIFSREPTMDDATYRSLLARLDAMGYDTSRFRRVPQTPDQLGQPGFASPGRRD, encoded by the coding sequence CGCTCGGCGCCGCAGGCTGCTCCGACGCTCCGCCGAACCCGAATCCGCGCGCCGGCGTTCCGCTGTCGACCGTTCCCGTCGACCTGCCGCGCTACATGGGCCGCTGGTACGTGATCGCGAACATTCCGTATTTCGCGGAACGCGATTTCGTCGGCAGTCGGGCCGAATGGCGGCTACGCGAAGACGGTCGGATCGACGACGCGTTCGTCGGCCGCAAAGGCGGCTTCGATCGACCCGAGACGCGCTACCGGTTCGTCGATTCGGTCAAGCCCGGCAGCGGCGGCGGCGAATGGCGCCTGCGGCTGTTCTGGCCGGTGTACGTCACGCAGCTGACGCTGTATGTCGACGCCGACTATCGCTACACGATCCTCGGCTACCCGGGCAAGACGCTCGGCTGGATCTTCTCGCGCGAGCCGACCATGGACGACGCCACCTATCGGTCTCTGCTCGCGCGGCTCGACGCGATGGGCTACGACACGTCGCGCTTCAGGCGCGTGCCGCAAACGCCCGACCAGCTCGGCCAACCCGGCTTCGCGTCGCCCGGCCGGCGCGATTGA